Below is a window of Pagrus major chromosome 21, Pma_NU_1.0 DNA.
ATGGTTAAAGAGTTAAAGAGATTGAGTTCAACCCTCTAAGATCTGCCTTGCACCTTGTCCCGAGACGATAAAAACAGATCACTTTACCTTCTCTCTGCCTCACTTTGCCTGCGATTCGCTGCTTTTGGCTTCTCCACTGCCAGCAAAACCGATCCGTCAGAGACATAAGACACACAAACCTTCATGCACAGTGCACACACGCGCCCACACACACCGTAATCCCACTCACCCAGCCgcccacccacacacccactcacCCACTCTGTATTTGTTACTCTCACGCACTCTTATTGAAGAAGCTCTGCAGTATGAGCATGTTAATGCGCTGGCAGTGGTTCCTGTTACCGAGTGGAGCTGTTCTGTTGAATCCCAATAGCCCAGGGACAGAAAGGATACTAAGCCAAGCCTCGACTGCAGTTATCCTCCAACACTGCTACTTTAATAATTTTCTCTCTCACCCCCTTTGCAcatcctctcttcctctactttctcactttcttaatCTCtattccctctcctcctctctaccTAATTTGATACATTTCTCCTCAGTCTTCTTCGCCCTGCACCCTATACATCTACTTATTTTTCCTTAATGTGTTCCACCTACAGTCGTCTAATTGAGGTTAATGAGTTCATGTAATTCTCACTGAATTTATCTTAAACGCCTACATGCATGCATAATGCATACATGAAGATCGATGCATTTTTACCGGAAAGGTCTCTGGGAcgcacacactgctgctgagcCACCTAAGTGCATGCTCATCGGTGCAATAATGTCTGACGTTACGAGGAATATGTTGTGCACACCAGCGCATACAGGCATGCATGAACTGCACGCACAGATGCAAAGAAACATCTTGTGTCTCATCGCAGATTGCATGTGTAACACTTAAATAAGGAAAAACATACGCTTTAATCGCTAGAGTGACAATTGGAGGGAACATCAAAGACGAGAGGAACGGATGTCTGTAATTTTGTTGGTTTATTGCTTTGCTAGTCGACCACGGAGACCACTTGGCAACATCAGACACACTGCAGAcgtttattacatttaaagtcTATCTGGATTCAACAAAGAGAAGAACAGCCTCCTCTGCTGGAGTGAAAATAATGTGACAAAGAGGGCTCGTACAGTGCAGGATGACTGATGTGTTGGATGAATGAATGCGAGTGATCTTGACTgaaatagaacaaaatacatcAAGAACAAGACTCATTTCAACAGGCCAGTGGAGTTTTTCAGATCTCTGCGGGACTCTTCTAACTATATGTCTTTGACAAGCACAATATGCTGTTGATTCACCGATCATTGCATATTCAGTTGGTTGTGATCACCTCCCACAGACTGCCAGGTGTACTGTAAATAATGCAGATATGCAGCAACAAGAGGGTCAACAGGTGTTGCACAAACGGCAAGAATGGGAAGTGGCTGTCGGTACAGCTCcaagctgctctgcagtccaGAAGCAGCCAGTATGTTGAGACTCATCACACTAAACtagtgaaataaaacatgaatgttAATGCCTTTTAATTTTCTCTTGTAGAGGGGATGGAGGTGACTGCTAACGACAAAGGAGGAGGTATAGGGTTTTGCTTTTTTATACTATTGTTGCATCAAAGGTTCAAATTTCTTGTATCATGACAACCTTAGTATGTAGTCATTATGTACATTCATACATAGTTTGCAACCactatttttatattcacaGGCAACAAATTAAAGCTGCCAAAATGTTCTTTAGaaattacacaaataaataaatatcccATCAATGTTGATGTGAGCATGAACAGCATGAagcagttgtttattttttatcacaaGACTGAGTGCAGTTGAAAATAATTGCATGGGACATTGAAGCAACAAGTTAAAAGGGGGATGTCAAAATCAATCTTGATcttatcaataaaaaaaaagttagcagGCAGTCAGGGTTTTCCAGAAGAAGACTCTGCAGCCGGCCTTGCGAGTATAAGCTACCACGCCACCCAGTCCACGTCGATTCTTCTCCCGTTTGTCCGTCTCTGAAGGTTCCTGGGGGATTATTCCATTTTCGGATTTGAAGAGTTTATAAAGCAAGTCTGTAAAGCTCTGTTTCTTCGTCGATTCCTATGGAGGAAAATAATGGCATTGTGTAAATGTTAAAGAATCAATAACATTTGAATGTACTTCAAGCAAAAGATAATTTCTACCAAACTGTAAATCAGTATAGGAGTGTCAGAAATTTTGCATTTGTAGCTTAAAGCCAGAAAGAGAAATTCAGAGTTGTTTTGCTCCTCTAATCTTTAATCTGCAATTtcatggagctgcagctgtgagGATAATCAAATGACAGATATCTGGGCAGGTAGCTCTGACAGCATCCAGAAGGACTCACTGAGAATAAAATTACACTTCCAACAGATcaagatcaataaaatgtctgtgcacaaacagcaacaaactTTTCTAAATTGGAAAGCTGTAGGCAGGATATTCAATCGTGGCAGGGATTCGGGGGATGacaacaaacatgaataaaaagtaGAGAATCAAGTGAAATAAAGACGTCTTTACCTGTTGTACATCTCGTAGTTTGTCGAGCCATGACAACGAGTCTGGCTGAAGTTGGAGGTCTTTAAATTCCTGCTCCGTCTCTGTATTTTTCGCGACACATGATGCGAAACACAAAAGTGCCAAAATGCACAAGACGTGGGCCATCGTTAGTTGGGAAATCTTGCTTGTTGAGAGAGAATTCTTCGTGGTGAGAAACAACATCCACCGCTGATGTGCACCCTAATTGTACAGCACAGTGGCACTTCTGTTTTTAAAGTGGCACCTGGGCCTATAAAGGAAGGAGGAGTGTGGAAGTTATTTGCGTAAAGACCATCTTCAATTTTGTGTTTACCCCCATTAATTCACTGAAGCATGTACTGTGTAATTTACAGCAGTCATTAGGAGCGAGACAAAAGGTCTAAATGAGGAC
It encodes the following:
- the LOC141016451 gene encoding somatostatin-1A-like, with protein sequence MAHVLCILALLCFASCVAKNTETEQEFKDLQLQPDSLSWLDKLRDVQQESTKKQSFTDLLYKLFKSENGIIPQEPSETDKREKNRRGLGGVVAYTRKAGCRVFFWKTLTAC